The Hymenobacter sp. 5317J-9 genome has a window encoding:
- the dprA gene encoding DNA-processing protein DprA, producing the protein MPASTNYEALFHELALTLLPGIGPQLTRQLMSYGGSAKNVLMMPPGKLRRIPGVGEATVKALTGAEREVAFRKAEADLKKAEKDGVDILFYTSKRFPSRLKLIPDAPAILYYQGTADLNAPKAVALVGTRKNTDYGREQTERIVAGLVPHRPLVVSGLAYGIDIIAHRAALQEGLETVGVMATGLDRIYPHTHQKTADKMREQGGLLTEFPFGTPPDRYNFPARNRIIAGLSDGTVVVEAASKGGALITAELALSYDRDVLAVPGNLGSAASEGCNALIKTNKAAMYTEPLDLEQLLNWDAALHQSGKFKATPSYSADDFTAEEFAVITVLAAAPGRELHMDDIAWQAQLAIYAVASLLLGLEFRGVVRAMPGKKFALV; encoded by the coding sequence ATGCCCGCCTCTACCAACTACGAAGCCCTCTTCCACGAGCTGGCCCTCACCCTCCTACCTGGCATCGGGCCCCAGCTCACGCGGCAGCTGATGAGCTACGGCGGCTCGGCCAAAAATGTATTGATGATGCCGCCTGGCAAGCTGCGCCGCATTCCCGGCGTGGGCGAGGCCACCGTAAAAGCCCTCACGGGCGCGGAGCGTGAAGTCGCCTTCCGCAAGGCCGAAGCCGACTTGAAAAAGGCCGAAAAAGACGGCGTCGACATTTTATTTTACACGAGCAAGCGCTTTCCCAGCCGCCTCAAGCTGATTCCGGACGCGCCGGCCATCCTCTACTATCAGGGCACGGCCGATTTGAACGCCCCCAAAGCCGTGGCCCTGGTGGGCACCCGCAAAAACACCGACTACGGCCGCGAGCAAACCGAGCGCATCGTGGCCGGGCTGGTGCCGCACCGGCCGCTGGTGGTGAGCGGCCTGGCCTACGGCATCGACATCATTGCCCACCGCGCGGCCCTGCAGGAAGGCCTCGAAACCGTGGGTGTGATGGCCACCGGCCTGGACCGTATCTACCCGCACACCCACCAAAAAACGGCCGACAAAATGCGCGAGCAGGGCGGCCTACTCACCGAGTTTCCGTTTGGCACACCGCCCGACCGCTACAACTTTCCGGCCCGCAACCGCATCATTGCCGGGCTGAGCGACGGCACCGTGGTGGTGGAAGCGGCCAGCAAGGGCGGCGCCCTCATCACCGCCGAGCTGGCCCTAAGCTACGACCGGGACGTGCTGGCCGTGCCCGGCAACCTGGGCTCGGCCGCGTCGGAAGGCTGCAATGCCCTCATCAAAACCAACAAAGCCGCTATGTACACCGAGCCGCTGGACCTGGAACAGCTCCTGAATTGGGACGCGGCCCTGCACCAGTCGGGCAAATTCAAGGCGACTCCCTCCTACTCGGCCGATGATTTTACGGCCGAGGAATTTGCCGTCATCACCGTGCTGGCCGCCGCGCCGGGCCGTGAGCTGCACATGGACGACATTGCCTGGCAAGCACAACTGGCCATTTATGCCGTGGCTTCGCTGCTGTTGGGGTTGGAGTTTAGGGGCGTGGTGCGGGCAATGCCGGGGAAGAAGTTTGCGTTGGTGTAG
- a CDS encoding MerR family transcriptional regulator translates to MPYKERSIEKQYFTIGEVAAQFKVAESLVRFWETEFEELRPRRSKKGNRLYTPQDIEVFRTIYHLVKERGYTIPGARDMLKQKGPQLKEKIDVVQSLEKVRAFLMSLKKEVDAAGKAEPDAAE, encoded by the coding sequence ATGCCGTATAAGGAGCGCAGCATCGAGAAACAGTACTTTACGATTGGCGAGGTAGCCGCCCAATTCAAGGTGGCCGAGTCGCTGGTGCGCTTCTGGGAAACCGAGTTTGAGGAGCTGCGCCCGCGCCGCAGCAAAAAGGGCAACCGCCTCTACACACCGCAGGACATTGAAGTATTCCGCACCATTTACCACCTGGTGAAGGAGCGCGGCTACACCATCCCCGGCGCGCGCGACATGCTCAAGCAGAAGGGCCCGCAACTCAAAGAGAAGATTGACGTGGTGCAGAGCCTGGAAAAGGTGCGCGCGTTTCTGATGAGCTTGAAGAAGGAAGTGGATGCGGCCGGGAAAGCCGAACCCGACGCTGCTGAATAG